One genomic segment of Catalinimonas alkaloidigena includes these proteins:
- a CDS encoding RagB/SusD family nutrient uptake outer membrane protein, whose product MKYISKVFMLMVAGTLFYSCDDFLEEAPRDEISLNQFFTEPAHAENAVNALYRVGAPQMYSDGGVYSGKRGMYGPYLSGFFDNEYKGQEPYIQFAQQLTLNGTNIDGFSNGIWSDLYLAIARANNAIRYIPETPGLADADANRLMAEARFFRAFAYFYLVRFYGEVPLIEEPYEAIEDIYVASSSVADVYNLIVSDLEYAINEGGLSDAAMVNNAFRVTQGAAATLLSEVYLTMSGYPLQEDHYADAADMARMVINSGTYTLVQNDMEGGEIDFENSAYNKIRREEALAEEYIYLVEYLVGIETSTYPQWSYPVAYASDVEYAITNGAYQPVDEFMWGYDQENDLRAQNKQYFHTTFTHSDGSTSTFPPTPYIWHDDDALFQTATSGKDARALSYSEVLLTAAESIARSEGVTAEAVDYLAQVRDRAYWKQDISEIRDALTGLSVDEFVEEVWEERYRELVFDFKLWFDMTRTRTYPETSEDANGEIVFAPLVGHENTWGQTFEEKHLLLPIPQRELQRNPQLQQNEGYTE is encoded by the coding sequence ATGAAATATATATCTAAAGTATTCATGCTCATGGTCGCGGGGACGCTTTTCTACTCCTGCGACGACTTTCTGGAGGAAGCACCCAGAGATGAAATAAGCTTAAACCAGTTTTTTACTGAACCCGCACATGCTGAAAATGCGGTGAATGCATTATACCGTGTAGGTGCGCCTCAGATGTATTCCGATGGTGGCGTTTATTCCGGTAAAAGAGGAATGTACGGACCCTATTTATCCGGTTTCTTTGATAATGAGTACAAAGGTCAGGAACCATATATACAGTTTGCTCAGCAACTCACATTGAATGGTACCAACATTGACGGCTTTTCCAATGGCATCTGGTCTGACCTTTATCTGGCTATTGCCAGAGCAAATAATGCGATCAGGTATATCCCTGAAACACCGGGCTTAGCAGATGCTGACGCCAACCGCCTGATGGCAGAAGCTCGTTTCTTCCGTGCTTTTGCCTATTTCTATCTGGTGCGTTTTTATGGGGAGGTCCCTTTAATAGAAGAGCCTTACGAAGCTATTGAAGACATCTATGTAGCTAGCAGCTCAGTTGCTGATGTATATAATCTGATCGTTAGCGATTTAGAGTATGCGATTAATGAAGGAGGACTATCAGATGCAGCTATGGTCAACAATGCTTTTAGAGTAACGCAGGGAGCTGCCGCGACCTTGCTTTCAGAAGTATACCTGACCATGAGTGGGTATCCTTTGCAGGAAGACCATTATGCTGATGCTGCTGACATGGCTCGTATGGTCATCAATAGTGGTACTTACACATTGGTACAAAATGATATGGAAGGGGGAGAGATTGATTTTGAAAACTCCGCCTACAATAAGATCAGACGGGAGGAGGCTTTGGCTGAAGAATATATCTACCTGGTAGAGTATCTGGTAGGCATTGAAACTTCTACTTATCCTCAATGGTCTTACCCTGTCGCTTACGCCAGTGATGTGGAGTATGCAATTACGAACGGGGCTTACCAGCCTGTAGATGAATTTATGTGGGGATACGATCAGGAGAATGATCTACGCGCACAAAACAAGCAGTATTTCCATACCACCTTTACGCACAGTGATGGTTCCACTTCTACATTTCCTCCTACTCCCTATATCTGGCATGATGATGATGCGCTTTTCCAAACCGCTACTTCCGGTAAAGATGCGAGAGCGTTAAGCTATTCTGAGGTGCTGCTGACTGCGGCTGAATCTATTGCCCGTTCTGAGGGGGTAACCGCAGAAGCGGTTGACTACCTGGCTCAGGTGAGAGACAGAGCTTACTGGAAGCAGGACATCAGTGAGATTAGGGATGCATTAACCGGTCTTTCGGTAGATGAATTTGTAGAAGAAGTGTGGGAAGAGCGTTACCGTGAACTGGTTTTTGACTTCAAACTGTGGTTTGACATGACCAGAACCAGAACTTATCCTGAGACTTCTGAAGATGCAAATGGTGAAATTGTATTCGCACCATTGGTTGGGCACGAAAATACCTGGGGGCAGACTTTTGAGGAGAAGCATCTGTTGCTGCCTATCCCTCAGCGAGAACTCCAAAGGAATCCTCAACTACAACAAAACGAAGGATACACTGAATAA
- a CDS encoding GNAT family N-acetyltransferase: MNCKLNTSRISLIPFERQEYELFHDLNSQSFIRKYLWDDEIITLDSVHQILEQNEKHFQHDHFGIWKINLPGTDETIGFTGLWYFFGEAQPQLIYALKESQTAKGYATEAAQAIITYAFEKLSFTYLIAAMDQPHMASQKLAERLGMKFIELRMENDKPTVFYRIDKYPNTGVNKIPSP, from the coding sequence ATGAACTGTAAACTCAATACCTCCAGAATTAGCCTCATTCCCTTTGAAAGGCAGGAATACGAGTTGTTTCATGATTTGAACTCCCAAAGTTTTATCCGAAAATATCTCTGGGATGATGAAATCATTACTCTTGATTCTGTACATCAGATTCTGGAGCAAAATGAAAAACACTTCCAGCACGATCACTTTGGCATTTGGAAAATAAACCTTCCGGGCACGGATGAAACTATTGGTTTCACCGGACTATGGTACTTTTTTGGTGAAGCACAACCACAACTGATTTATGCTTTAAAAGAATCTCAAACCGCTAAAGGTTATGCTACTGAAGCGGCGCAGGCGATCATTACTTATGCTTTTGAAAAACTTTCATTCACCTATCTGATTGCTGCGATGGACCAGCCCCACATGGCTTCTCAAAAGCTGGCGGAACGACTGGGAATGAAATTCATTGAACTACGTATGGAAAATGATAAGCCCACTGTTTTTTACAGAATTGATAAATATCCAAATACTGGTGTAAACAAAATACCGTCACCCTGA
- a CDS encoding SusC/RagA family TonB-linked outer membrane protein — translation MKPKLTRVTGALVIMLHFFAPPLIHAQSWASVTNMDMIKIASHEGATVDEGYHASNADQQNNPVSLDSFLSKLEKEYAISFAYDGNLVKDKEVKLKNEQEENLEKVLDEALTPLKLKYKRVSERHYIIQQALEQKVNKIDTNSGDVDKPKAPAFLTSMNAHDAPIIMQQTISGVVTDGDNGEPLPGVSILAQGTTTGTVTNMNGEYRLSVADDVTTLVFSSIGYTTEEVAINNRTTINLELMPDIQSLSEVVVVGYGTQKKSDVTGAIGMVSSEELLKAPVNNALQGLQGKVAGVNVFLNSGSPTSSPRVLIRGLGTINANSSPLYVVDGVVMEDIQFLNPNDIQSMEVLKDASATAIYGSRGANGVILVTTKRGANTEGLIVGYDGYVSFGTLRKKMDLLNAEEWLDVVRIGMENTPKYRPDSNPVFTTNDPNLFDENGNPLYDTDWQEEATRTAVSHNHQFSIRQKSEKSSYGAFLNYSRMEGTMLNNYMERVYGKIAYEGNPKDWFTFGFNLLANYTKENEFDEGGGYQMPRRTMIEMPPIFPVRFPDGTYSNSQMISDPYNLEAMANPVHVLETQDRIRKRTQLFGNTYFVFHLADGLDLRTQFGFDKHDRLFQNYSPTDLINISDPLGTANQANERVMYWQEETFLNYNKDFGQHRVNGVLGLSWQQRIQDGFGITTRGFADDFFRYYNMGAASQPDAPTSYYDEWTMNSYFLRGGYTYADKYMLTLTGRVDGSSRFGENNKYGFFPSVGAGWMLSEEAFLENSDLISQLKLRSSYGITGNTEIPIYQSLATVSSGTVLLNGQRATSSVVNRLANPNLEWEKTKQFDIGFNLAMFDYKVSLEFDYYYKLTTDLLLNRPLPQTTGFSSVFDNIGSVSNRGVEVMLNTTNVENNQFSWNSTLNFNYNQNRVEKLGENDEDIFPGPNWVSGSQTILRVGEPLSSFWGYERLGTWNLDEADEAEAVGAVPGEAKRSAEQKIIGNGLPKWTGSFINNFRYGNFDFSVDLQFVYDVDILQQFYHSTEDRSGIANGLRTILTEGWTPENQNTMVQEIRNQAYAGQNSQVDSRWIADGSYLRGNLITLGYNFDNAMMERLNIGSLRVYASVQNAFVISSDDFQGLDPEATSWGGNQWGQNMFFFQYPRPRTYTVGVNFQF, via the coding sequence ATGAAACCCAAACTTACCAGAGTTACAGGGGCATTAGTAATAATGTTACATTTTTTTGCCCCTCCGTTAATACATGCCCAGAGTTGGGCGTCTGTCACTAATATGGACATGATAAAAATTGCTTCTCATGAAGGAGCAACTGTTGACGAAGGTTACCATGCTTCAAATGCTGATCAGCAAAACAATCCGGTATCCTTAGACAGCTTTTTATCTAAATTGGAAAAGGAATATGCGATCAGCTTTGCCTACGATGGGAATCTGGTGAAAGATAAAGAAGTGAAGCTAAAAAATGAGCAGGAGGAAAACCTGGAAAAAGTGCTGGATGAAGCCCTGACTCCGCTCAAGCTAAAATATAAAAGAGTAAGTGAGAGGCACTATATCATCCAGCAGGCATTGGAGCAAAAAGTCAATAAAATTGATACTAATTCTGGGGATGTAGACAAACCAAAAGCACCTGCATTTTTAACTTCAATGAATGCTCATGATGCACCTATAATCATGCAACAGACGATTAGCGGTGTAGTCACCGACGGTGACAACGGAGAGCCTCTTCCGGGTGTGAGTATCCTGGCTCAGGGAACTACCACAGGTACAGTCACGAATATGAATGGTGAATATCGTCTGAGTGTTGCTGATGATGTAACTACTTTGGTTTTTTCTTCTATTGGTTATACTACTGAAGAAGTTGCTATAAACAATCGCACAACCATCAATCTGGAACTGATGCCCGACATCCAGTCACTAAGTGAAGTGGTGGTGGTAGGGTATGGTACCCAGAAAAAATCTGATGTAACTGGTGCTATCGGAATGGTAAGCTCAGAAGAACTGTTGAAAGCTCCGGTAAACAACGCTTTGCAAGGATTACAGGGTAAAGTAGCAGGAGTGAACGTATTCCTCAACTCAGGCTCGCCTACCAGCAGCCCTCGTGTACTTATTCGTGGGTTAGGTACTATTAATGCTAATTCATCTCCTTTGTATGTAGTAGATGGTGTAGTGATGGAGGATATTCAATTCCTCAATCCCAATGACATCCAGAGTATGGAAGTACTCAAAGATGCTTCAGCAACTGCGATTTACGGTTCAAGAGGTGCCAATGGAGTAATATTGGTAACCACCAAAAGAGGAGCCAATACTGAAGGCTTGATCGTGGGCTATGATGGCTATGTCAGCTTCGGAACGCTTAGAAAGAAAATGGACCTGCTGAATGCTGAAGAGTGGCTGGATGTCGTAAGAATCGGTATGGAAAATACGCCCAAGTATCGTCCTGATAGTAATCCGGTTTTCACGACTAACGACCCTAACCTTTTTGATGAAAACGGAAATCCCTTGTACGATACCGACTGGCAGGAAGAGGCAACACGTACAGCTGTTTCTCACAATCACCAGTTTTCTATCCGTCAAAAAAGCGAGAAGTCTTCTTACGGTGCGTTCCTGAACTACTCTCGCATGGAGGGTACTATGCTGAACAATTACATGGAGCGTGTATATGGTAAAATTGCATACGAAGGAAACCCTAAAGATTGGTTTACTTTCGGCTTTAACTTACTGGCTAACTATACCAAAGAAAACGAATTTGACGAAGGTGGCGGATACCAGATGCCTCGTCGTACCATGATTGAAATGCCTCCTATCTTTCCGGTAAGATTTCCTGACGGAACCTATAGTAATAGCCAGATGATTTCTGATCCTTATAACCTGGAAGCCATGGCTAATCCGGTTCATGTGCTGGAAACGCAGGATAGAATCAGAAAGCGTACCCAGTTATTTGGTAATACCTACTTTGTTTTCCACCTGGCGGATGGCCTTGACCTGAGAACCCAGTTTGGTTTTGACAAGCACGACAGACTGTTCCAGAATTATAGTCCTACTGACCTGATTAATATTTCTGATCCATTAGGGACAGCCAACCAGGCCAACGAAAGAGTAATGTACTGGCAGGAAGAGACTTTCCTGAACTATAACAAAGATTTTGGTCAGCACCGTGTCAATGGGGTACTTGGTCTTAGCTGGCAGCAGCGCATACAGGACGGTTTTGGTATTACTACCCGAGGCTTTGCCGACGATTTCTTTAGGTATTATAATATGGGAGCTGCCAGCCAGCCCGATGCTCCTACCTCTTACTATGATGAGTGGACAATGAACTCTTATTTCCTGAGAGGCGGATATACTTATGCAGATAAATATATGCTGACATTGACAGGTAGAGTAGATGGTTCTTCTCGTTTCGGGGAAAACAATAAGTATGGTTTCTTCCCTTCAGTAGGTGCAGGTTGGATGCTTTCTGAAGAAGCTTTCCTGGAAAACTCTGACCTAATCAGTCAGTTAAAGTTAAGGTCTAGCTACGGTATCACCGGTAACACCGAGATTCCGATTTATCAGTCACTGGCAACAGTATCTTCAGGAACTGTATTACTTAATGGTCAGCGTGCAACCTCCAGTGTAGTCAACCGTCTGGCTAACCCTAATCTGGAGTGGGAAAAAACCAAGCAGTTTGATATTGGTTTTAACCTGGCAATGTTTGACTACAAAGTTTCGTTGGAGTTTGATTATTACTACAAGCTGACAACCGATCTGTTACTTAATAGACCGCTTCCTCAGACTACTGGTTTTAGCTCTGTGTTTGATAATATTGGTTCGGTATCTAACCGTGGTGTAGAAGTGATGTTGAACACTACCAATGTTGAGAACAACCAGTTCAGCTGGAACTCTACGCTTAACTTCAATTACAATCAGAACCGGGTTGAAAAACTGGGTGAGAATGATGAGGATATCTTCCCTGGTCCTAACTGGGTTTCAGGTAGCCAGACTATCCTAAGAGTAGGGGAGCCATTAAGTTCATTCTGGGGATATGAGCGATTAGGAACCTGGAACCTTGATGAAGCTGATGAAGCCGAAGCAGTGGGTGCTGTTCCCGGCGAAGCCAAGCGTTCAGCAGAGCAGAAAATTATTGGAAACGGCCTTCCCAAATGGACAGGTAGCTTCATCAATAATTTCCGTTACGGCAACTTTGACTTCAGCGTAGATCTGCAGTTTGTGTATGACGTTGACATTCTTCAGCAGTTCTACCACTCTACCGAAGACCGCTCAGGTATTGCCAACGGTTTGAGAACGATCCTGACCGAAGGATGGACTCCTGAAAACCAGAACACCATGGTGCAGGAAATCAGAAACCAGGCCTATGCCGGACAGAATAGCCAGGTAGATAGCCGCTGGATTGCTGATGGTTCGTACCTGAGAGGAAACCTGATTACCCTCGGCTACAACTTTGATAACGCTATGATGGAGCGTCTGAATATCGGTAGCTTGAGAGTTTATGCTAGTGTACAAAACGCATTTGTTATCAGTTCTGATGACTTTCAGGGATTAGATCCTGAAGCTACTTCTTGGGGAGGTAATCAGTGGGGACAGAATATGTTCTTCTTCCAGTACCCTCGTCCCAGAACGTATACCGTGGGCGTAAACTTTCAGTTCTAA
- a CDS encoding AraC family transcriptional regulator: MINLFEAASENPLFRQFKVSEMLFTEFKCLEEKSVFDIWSHCNYFVYVLSGKKQWNTRQKEYLVHAGEMIFVKKGANIIHKFFKEDFCALFIFVPDSFIKEVIGKHQLSKSKAVVDASDNVIPVHLDRTLDTYFQSLYAYFYQKDAPDSCLLELKFKELLLNLASSAKHRQLHAYWQSICFQTKPSIRAIMEANFTYKLSLEQFARICGRSLSIFKRDFKEIYGCSPGRWLTQKRLEHARTLLENTSLPINDLLMDCGFENPSHFTRVFKEKYGATPTSFKKVKSLNKATLI; the protein is encoded by the coding sequence ATGATAAATCTATTTGAAGCGGCGAGTGAAAATCCTCTTTTCCGTCAGTTTAAAGTGTCGGAAATGCTCTTCACTGAATTTAAGTGCCTGGAAGAAAAATCTGTATTTGACATCTGGTCACACTGCAATTACTTTGTCTACGTACTCTCCGGAAAAAAGCAGTGGAATACCCGTCAAAAAGAATACCTGGTCCACGCCGGTGAAATGATTTTCGTCAAAAAAGGAGCTAATATCATCCATAAGTTCTTTAAAGAAGACTTTTGTGCGCTTTTCATTTTTGTGCCTGATTCATTTATCAAAGAAGTGATTGGAAAGCATCAACTGTCAAAGTCAAAAGCAGTTGTTGATGCTTCAGACAATGTGATTCCTGTACATCTTGATCGTACGTTGGATACTTACTTTCAGTCACTTTATGCATATTTTTATCAGAAGGATGCGCCTGATAGCTGTTTGCTTGAGTTAAAGTTCAAAGAGTTACTGCTTAATCTCGCTTCCTCTGCAAAGCATAGGCAGTTGCATGCCTATTGGCAGTCTATTTGTTTTCAAACCAAGCCTTCAATCCGGGCAATCATGGAAGCGAATTTTACCTACAAACTTTCACTGGAACAATTTGCCAGAATTTGTGGCAGAAGCTTAAGTATTTTTAAACGCGATTTCAAAGAAATATACGGCTGTTCGCCCGGGCGATGGCTCACCCAAAAGCGCCTGGAACATGCCCGGACACTATTGGAAAACACAAGTTTGCCTATAAACGACCTACTGATGGACTGTGGTTTTGAAAACCCTTCTCATTTTACCCGGGTGTTCAAAGAAAAATATGGTGCTACGCCTACTTCCTTTAAAAAGGTGAAGTCCCTGAATAAAGCAACTTTAATTTAA
- a CDS encoding FecR family protein — protein MNKENYETYQLSDFILDESFQAWVQGKHDPFWDHFLDEYPEKNNVFKEARLMVEALSVSEQKLSVTEKENYLAAIYLKAEQREKSRDKSPYLLPYWKYAASLTALILLSGLVYYFFLSTSFQYYETAYQETQRFQLADGTEVVLNANSTLKVLPDLQDKDVREVWLDGEAFFKVNQLMQEGDSSTFVVHTPNLDVQVLGTHFNVKSRDGNTRVMLEEGSVKVANVNTRENLLMSPGEAIELNEREGKIKKELAKESKELAWQHNYFIFENESLADVAAEIYQYYGIQVRFEEAEMRDYIFTAEVSRENLPLLQTLIEEAFDMRIKREGNAMIFQKTNQDSF, from the coding sequence ATGAACAAAGAAAACTACGAAACTTACCAACTTAGCGATTTCATCCTGGACGAAAGCTTTCAGGCATGGGTTCAGGGAAAGCATGACCCATTCTGGGATCATTTTTTAGATGAGTATCCTGAAAAGAATAATGTGTTCAAGGAAGCGCGTCTGATGGTAGAGGCACTCAGTGTTTCTGAACAAAAACTTTCAGTAACCGAGAAAGAAAATTACCTGGCAGCCATTTACCTTAAAGCTGAACAAAGAGAAAAAAGCAGGGATAAGTCACCTTACCTTTTACCTTACTGGAAATACGCGGCCTCGCTTACTGCACTTATTCTGCTGAGTGGACTGGTTTATTATTTCTTCTTAAGCACTTCTTTTCAATATTATGAGACTGCCTATCAGGAGACGCAGCGCTTTCAGCTAGCGGATGGTACTGAGGTGGTACTTAATGCCAATTCCACACTGAAAGTACTGCCTGACCTTCAGGATAAGGATGTAAGAGAAGTCTGGCTGGATGGTGAGGCATTTTTTAAGGTAAATCAACTTATGCAGGAAGGTGATTCCAGCACTTTTGTTGTACATACCCCAAACCTTGATGTCCAGGTATTAGGTACACATTTCAATGTAAAAAGTAGAGATGGCAATACCAGAGTGATGCTGGAAGAAGGCTCAGTAAAAGTAGCGAATGTAAATACCCGTGAAAACCTGCTTATGTCACCGGGGGAAGCTATTGAGTTGAATGAGCGGGAAGGAAAAATCAAAAAAGAGTTAGCAAAAGAGTCAAAAGAGCTGGCCTGGCAGCACAACTACTTCATTTTTGAAAACGAAAGCCTGGCTGATGTAGCTGCTGAAATCTATCAATATTACGGAATTCAGGTGCGATTTGAGGAAGCTGAGATGCGCGATTACATTTTTACTGCCGAAGTATCTCGGGAGAATTTACCTCTTCTGCAAACGCTGATAGAGGAAGCTTTTGATATGCGTATCAAAAGAGAAGGAAATGCGATGATTTTTCAAAAAACTAACCAGGATTCTTTTTAA
- a CDS encoding outer membrane beta-barrel family protein produces MQTTARYRHLSLRITLLTILIIHGYYFSFPLKAQSQGGLIVVRGKVVDVDTKEALPYATVSLFQLQDSSLVSGGITEENGTFSLDAKAGNYYLTINFMGYASKKLNDLRLNAGLGLVNLGEIAIEAQTTDLEEVIVQGEKDLVELALDKKVFNVSQDPINAGRNAADILGNLPSVTVDGEGNVSLRGSDNVQILIDGKPSGLLSFDGAEGLRQLQGGLVDNVEIITNPSARYQAEGMAGIINIVLKKEQSKGINGSFDFTAGQPDNYGAAINLNYRRENLNFFINYGLIYRNIENPYNTLYQEVYGEDTTFITRQKNIGRQTVLNNNIQLGADYFFNENNILTTSFTYRHAKGKRNTEIEYMDYLFTDDNLQSITRRYQDEDETEPNLEYSLNYKRNFGSEDHELTAILTYIDNWEESDQLYTQKSFTPENLPSGDPDELQRSYNYETEKQLLLQADYVYPFGAEGKFETGIRNTLRDITNDFLVTAQQDDAWIPLEGLDNDFYYDENIYAAYMIVGNKTDKLGYQLGLRGEYTDLTTELLQTAEVNQRDYFNLFPSAHFTYDLPNEHALQLSYSRRLHRPTYNDLTPFVTFFDNRNFFSGNPDLNPEYTHSIEAGHIKYFETASISSALYYRHTDDKILRIREVNEEGESTTRPYNLVMEDAYGAEFITSYQPIAWWKMDLNLNFYRAIIDGTNLDQSFESDTYTWFGRLNSRFTLWGNTDLQLRASYEAPQQTPQGRQLAIAFLDVAITRDVFNNNGTLTLNVVDVFRSNRDRSITEGDIFYTRRNSLRTPRQINLTLNYRLNQSKKTNEK; encoded by the coding sequence ATGCAGACTACAGCCAGGTATAGGCACCTATCACTTCGGATCACACTCCTCACGATATTGATTATTCATGGGTACTATTTTTCTTTCCCATTAAAAGCCCAAAGCCAGGGCGGACTGATAGTAGTTCGGGGCAAAGTGGTAGACGTAGACACAAAAGAGGCACTTCCTTATGCCACAGTGAGCCTGTTTCAGCTGCAAGACAGCAGCCTGGTAAGTGGAGGGATTACTGAAGAAAATGGTACGTTTAGCCTGGATGCTAAGGCTGGAAACTACTACCTGACCATCAACTTTATGGGCTATGCCTCAAAAAAGCTGAATGACCTAAGGCTGAATGCGGGGCTGGGACTGGTGAACCTGGGTGAAATAGCCATAGAAGCACAAACAACGGACCTGGAAGAAGTGATTGTGCAGGGTGAGAAAGATCTGGTGGAGTTAGCCTTGGATAAAAAAGTTTTCAATGTAAGCCAGGATCCGATCAATGCTGGGCGAAATGCAGCAGACATACTCGGTAATTTACCTTCAGTAACGGTAGATGGTGAAGGTAATGTGAGTTTAAGAGGAAGTGATAATGTGCAAATTCTTATTGATGGAAAACCTTCTGGCTTGTTGAGCTTTGATGGTGCCGAAGGCTTGCGGCAGTTACAGGGTGGACTGGTAGATAATGTGGAGATCATCACCAATCCTTCGGCACGTTATCAGGCTGAGGGTATGGCGGGCATCATCAATATTGTCCTCAAAAAAGAGCAGAGTAAAGGGATCAATGGTTCTTTTGATTTTACAGCAGGGCAGCCTGATAATTACGGGGCAGCCATCAACTTAAACTATCGTCGTGAAAACCTCAATTTCTTCATCAACTACGGCCTGATTTATCGTAACATTGAAAACCCTTACAATACCCTTTACCAGGAAGTATACGGTGAGGATACCACCTTTATCACCCGGCAGAAAAATATCGGCCGCCAAACTGTACTGAATAATAACATTCAGCTGGGGGCTGACTACTTCTTCAACGAAAACAATATTCTGACAACTTCTTTTACCTACCGCCACGCCAAAGGCAAGCGAAATACAGAGATAGAATATATGGATTATCTGTTTACCGATGATAATCTCCAAAGCATTACGCGCAGGTATCAGGATGAAGATGAGACAGAGCCTAACCTGGAATATTCACTTAACTATAAGCGTAATTTCGGAAGTGAAGATCATGAGCTTACTGCAATCTTAACCTATATTGATAATTGGGAAGAATCTGACCAACTCTATACCCAAAAATCTTTTACCCCTGAAAATCTGCCTAGTGGTGATCCTGATGAACTGCAGCGTTCATACAATTATGAAACAGAGAAACAACTGTTGTTGCAGGCTGACTATGTCTATCCCTTTGGTGCGGAGGGTAAATTTGAAACAGGTATACGCAATACGCTGCGGGATATTACCAATGATTTCCTGGTTACAGCGCAACAAGATGATGCATGGATACCCCTGGAAGGGCTGGATAATGATTTTTATTATGATGAAAATATTTATGCTGCCTATATGATCGTGGGCAACAAAACCGATAAATTAGGATATCAGTTAGGACTACGAGGTGAGTATACCGACCTGACTACCGAATTGCTGCAAACCGCTGAGGTAAACCAAAGGGACTATTTTAATCTCTTTCCATCGGCTCATTTTACTTATGACCTTCCCAATGAACATGCTCTGCAGCTCAGCTACAGCCGACGTCTACACCGCCCTACGTATAATGATCTTACCCCTTTTGTCACTTTCTTTGATAACCGCAATTTTTTCAGCGGTAATCCTGATCTGAACCCAGAATATACGCATTCCATTGAGGCGGGACATATCAAGTATTTTGAAACAGCGTCCATCAGTTCAGCCCTTTATTACCGTCATACAGATGATAAGATTCTGCGTATACGCGAAGTCAATGAAGAAGGGGAGTCCACTACGCGTCCTTACAATTTGGTGATGGAAGACGCATATGGTGCAGAATTCATTACCTCTTATCAACCGATCGCATGGTGGAAAATGGATCTGAATTTGAACTTTTATCGCGCTATCATTGATGGTACTAACCTGGACCAGTCTTTTGAAAGCGATACCTATACCTGGTTTGGCAGGCTAAATTCTCGTTTTACCTTATGGGGCAATACGGATCTGCAATTACGTGCCAGCTATGAAGCTCCTCAGCAAACACCTCAGGGAAGACAACTGGCAATTGCTTTTCTAGACGTCGCGATCACTCGTGACGTATTTAATAACAATGGAACACTGACCCTGAATGTTGTGGATGTGTTTAGAAGTAATCGTGATAGAAGCATCACTGAAGGAGATATTTTCTATACGCGTCGCAATTCACTACGCACTCCACGACAGATTAATCTTACGCTGAACTACCGGTTAAATCAGAGTAAAAAGACGAATGAAAAATAG
- a CDS encoding RNA polymerase sigma factor: MDRKNIQQHNLHLEQSTANSMRQFEKVYHEHIDALHNYGMKFNANRELIEDCVQDLFADLWEKRNKLDTIVSLRSYLLGALRRKLLRKIYSDREYVYDAEEYSGFFEMHLLKNAEAEMALAEEQLVQINSAFAKLTEKQKEVIYLRFYNQLSYKEIAEVMAVQTRTVYKLAYRAIDMLKEQISPYTPALQALLYWLIC; this comes from the coding sequence GTGGATAGAAAAAACATACAGCAGCATAATTTACACCTAGAGCAGTCAACTGCCAACAGTATGCGGCAGTTTGAAAAAGTATATCATGAACACATTGATGCCCTCCATAATTACGGAATGAAATTTAATGCCAATCGCGAACTTATAGAAGACTGTGTTCAGGATCTTTTTGCTGATCTATGGGAAAAGAGGAATAAATTGGATACCATAGTTTCTTTACGCTCTTATCTGTTGGGAGCGCTGAGGCGTAAATTACTCAGAAAAATCTATAGTGATCGTGAATATGTGTATGATGCTGAAGAATATAGCGGTTTTTTTGAAATGCATCTGCTAAAAAATGCAGAAGCCGAAATGGCATTGGCCGAAGAGCAGCTTGTGCAAATCAATTCGGCATTTGCTAAGCTCACCGAAAAGCAGAAAGAAGTCATTTATTTGCGGTTTTATAACCAACTTAGCTATAAAGAAATTGCAGAAGTAATGGCTGTGCAAACGCGTACAGTATATAAACTTGCCTATCGGGCCATAGATATGCTGAAAGAGCAGATAAGCCCATACACACCAGCCTTACAGGCTCTGCTTTATTGGTTAATTTGTTAA
- a CDS encoding cupin domain-containing protein: protein MKKFKLSPFEAISALHETDEVFKTLFEHGSLSVEIYKPNTVDHQKPHMRDEIYVIISGSGKFKIENKTVSFTPGDFLFVPAGMKHRFFDFSDDFSTWVFFYGPEGGEAHKSR from the coding sequence ATGAAAAAATTTAAACTATCCCCATTTGAAGCCATATCTGCTTTACACGAGACCGATGAGGTTTTCAAGACGCTTTTTGAACACGGCAGTCTTTCCGTTGAAATTTACAAACCTAATACTGTAGATCATCAAAAACCACATATGCGCGACGAAATCTATGTGATTATTTCTGGTAGCGGAAAATTTAAAATTGAGAACAAAACAGTAAGCTTTACACCCGGCGATTTTCTTTTTGTTCCTGCCGGAATGAAGCATCGCTTCTTTGATTTTAGTGATGATTTTTCTACCTGGGTGTTTTTTTATGGCCCTGAGGGTGGAGAAGCACACAAAAGTCGCTAG